The Streptomyces sp. NBC_01276 genome contains the following window.
CGTGCAGGTCGCCGTGGATCCACACCCGGCCCGTCTGCTCGTCCAGGTACGGGCCGCCGTGCCGGTCGCGCTCCAGGTCGGAGTAGAAGAGGCAGGCGGTGCCCCGGTAGAAGGCGAAGGCCGAGGCCGCCATCTTCCGGAACTTGACCTGGAAGGCGGCGGGGTCGGCCGCGAGCAGCTCTCCGAACGCGGTGTCGAACACGTCGAGTATCTGCTCGGCGCGCTGCTCGTCGGTCGTCTCGGGTACCGCCATGGCGGATCCTCCTGATGGCGCTGGTCGATCACGTACGGGATCGCATTTCGGACAGGTGTCCTTGGGTCTGCAACGGATGAAGGTACCGGTCGGTGCCCCGTTTGTGTCAGCCGGGAGACGTAGGATTCAAAGCTGCCGCCCCTCTCTCCCCCCGGAGGCTCCCACCGTGACCAAGACGCCGTTCACGCACCTGCACGTCCACACCCAGTACTCGCTGCTGGACGGTGCCGCGCGGCTGAAGGACATGTTCAACGCGTGCAACGAGATGGGCATGACGCACATCGCGATGTCCGACCACGGCAACCTCCACGGGGCGTACGACTTCTTCCACACCGCCCAGAAGGCCGGGATCACCCCGATCATCGGCATCGAGGCATATGTCGCACCCGAGTCCCGGCGCAACAAGCGGCGCATCCAGTGGGGCCAGCCCCACCAGAAGCGCGACGACGTCTCCGGTTCCGGTGGCTACACCCACAAGACCATCTGGGCATCGAACGCCACCGGCCTGCACAACATCTTCCGGCTGTCCTCCGACGCGTACGCCGAGGGCTGGCTCACGAAGTGGCCGCGGATGGACAAGGAGACCATCTCCAAGTGGTCCGAGGGCCTGATCGCCTCCACCGGCTGCCCGTCCGGCGAGGTGCAGACCCGGCTGCGCCTCGGCCAGTTCGACGAGGCCGTGCAGGCCGCCTCCGACTACAAGGACATCTTCGGCGAGGGCCGCTACTTCCTGGAGCTGATGGACCACGGCATCGAGATCGAGCGCCGGGTCCGCGACGGTCTGCTGGAGATCGGCAAGAAGCTCGGCATCCCGCCGCTGGTCACGAACGACTCGCACTACACGTACGCGAGCGAGGCCACCGCGCACGACGCCCTGCTGTGCATCCAGACCGGCAAGAACCTCTCGGACCCGGACCGCTTCCGCTTCGACGGCACCGGCTACTACCTCAAGTCGACCGACGAGATGTACGCCATCGACTCCTCGGACGCCTGGCAGGAGGGCTGCGCCAACACGCGGCTGGTCGCCGACCAGATCGACACCGAGGGCATGTTCAAGTTCCGGAACCTGATGCCGAAGTTCGACATCCCGGAGGGCCACACCGAGGTCAGCTGGTTCCGCGAGGAGACCATGCGCGGCATGCACCGCCGCTACCCCGGGGGCATCCCGGACGACCGGATGCAGCAGGCCGAGTACGAGATGGACACGATCATCTCGATGGGCTTCCCCGGCTACTTCCTCGTGGTCGCCGACTTCATCATGTGGGCCAAGAACCAGGGCATCGCGGTCGGCCCCGGCCGAGGCTCCGCGGCCGGCTCGATCGTCGCGTACGCCATGGGCATCACCGACCTCGACCCGATCACCCACGGCCTGATCTTCGAGCGGTTCCTGAACCCCGAGCGCGTCTCCATGCCCGACGTCGACATCGACTTCGACGAGCGCCGGCGCGTCGAGGTGATCAGGTACGTGACCGAGAAGTACGGCGCCGACAAGGTCGCCATGATCGGCACCTACGGCACCATCAAGGCCAAGAACGCGATCAAGGACTCCGCGCGCGTCCTGGGCTACCCGTACGCCATGGGCGACCGGCTCACCAAGGCCATGCCCGCCGACGTCCTCGGCAAGGGCATCCCCCTCTCCGGCATCCTCGACCCGACGCACCCCCGCTACGGCGAGGCCGGCGAGATCCGCGGGATGTACGAGAACGAGCCGGACGTGAAGAAGGTCATCGACACCGCCCGCGGCGTCGAGGGCCTGGTCCGCCAGATGGGCGTGCACGCCGCCGGCGTGATCATGTCCAGCGAGACGATCACCGACCACGTGCCCGTCTGGGTGCGGCACACCGACGGCGTCACCATCACCCAGTGGGACTACCCGAGCTGCGAGTCGCTCGGCCTGCTGAAGATGGACTTCCTCGGCCTGCGCAACCTCACGATCATGGACGACGCCGTCAAGATGGTGAAGGCCAACAAGGGGATCGACATCGACCTCCTGGCCCTCCCGCTCGACGACCCCAAGACCTTCGAGCTCCTCGGCCGCGGCGACACCCTCGGCGTGTTCCAGTTCGACGGCGGGCCCATGCGCTCCCTGCTGCGCCTGATGAAGCCCGACAACTTCGAGGACATCTCCGCCGTCTCGGCCCTGTACCGGCCGGGCCCGATGGGCATGAACTCGCACACGAACTACGCCCTGCGCAAGAACAAGCAGCAGGAGATCACCCCGATCCACCCGGAGCTGGAGGGGCCGCTCGAAGAGGTGCTCGCGGTCACCTACGGCCTGATCGTCTACCAGGAGCAGGTCCAGAAGGCCGCCCAGATCATCGCCGGGTACTCGCTCGGCGAGGCCGACATCCTGCGCCGCGTGATGGGCAAGAAGAAGCCCGAGGAACTGGCGAAGAACTTCGTCATCTTCGAGGAGGGCGCCAGGGGCAAGGGCTTCAGCGACGCGGCGATCAAGGCCCTCTGGGACGTCCTGGTCCCCTTCGCCGGCTACGCCTTCAACAAGGCCCACTCGGCCGCGTACGGGCTCGTCTCCTACTGGACCGCCTACCTCAAGGCGAACTTCCCGGCCGAGTACATGGCCGGCCTCCTCACCTCGGTCAAGGACGACAAGGACAAGTCCGCGATCTACCTGAACGAGTGCCGGCGCATGGGCATCAAGGTGCTCCCGCCGAACGTCAACGAGTCCGAGCCGAACTTCGCCGCCCAGGGCGACGACGTGATCCTCTTCGGCCTCACCGCCGTGCGCAACGTCGGCCAGAACGTCGTCGAGTCGATCATCAAGACCAGGAAGAGCAAGGGGAAGTACTCCACCTTCCCCGACTTCCTGGACAAGGTCGAGGCCGTCGTCTGCAACAAGCGCACCGTCGAGTCGCTGATCAAGGCCGGAGCCTTCGACGAGATGGGCCACACCCGCAAGGGTCTGGTCGCCCACCACGAGCCGATGATCGACAACGTGGTCGCCGTCAAGCGCAAGGAGGCCGAGGGACAGTTCGACCTCTTCGGCGGAATGGGTGACGAGGGCGCGAGCGACGAGCCCGGCTTCGGCCTCGACGTGGAGTTCTCCGACGTGGAGTGGGAGAAGTCCTACCTGCTCGCGCAGGAGCGCGAGATGCTCGGCCTGTACGTCTCCGACCACCCGCTCTTCGGCCTGGAGCACGTGCTCTCCGACAAGACCGACGCCGGCATCTCCCAGCTGACCGGCGGCGAGCACTCCGACGGCGCCGTCGTCACCATCGGCGGCATCATCTCCGGCCTCCAGCGCAAGATGACCAAGCAGGGCAACGCCTGGGCCATCGCCACCGTCGAGGACCTCGCCGGGTCCATCGAGTGCATGTTCTTCCCCGCGACCTACCAGCTCGTCTCCACCCAGCTGGTCGAGGACACCGTCGTCTTCGTCAAGGGCCGCCTCGACAAGCGCGAGGACGTCCCCCGGCTCGTCGCCATGGAGATGATGGTCCCCGACCTCTCCTCCGCCGGGACCAACGCCCCCGTCGTCCTCACCATCCCGACCGTCAAGGTCACCCCGCCGATGGTGACCCGTCTGGGCGAGATCCTGCGCCACCACAAGGGCAACACCGAGGTGCGGATCAAGCTCCAGGGGCCGCGGACCACCACCGTGCTGCGCCTGGACCGGCACCGGGTCCAGCCCGACCCGGCGCTCTTCGGCGACCTCAAGGTGCTGCTCGGCCCCTCCTGCCTGGCCGGCTAGGCCGAGCCGGCCCGGACCCGAGGGGCCCGCGGCCGTACGCGCGGACCCGCGGCCACGCGCGAGCGAGGGCGCGCCCGGAAATCCGGGCGCGCCCTCGCTCGTACCTGGGCGGCGGCGTCAGTTGTGGCCGAAGCGCTTCTGCTTGCCCTTGTGGGCCATGTCCAGCGGGCTCGGCGACTGGGAGGAGCGCTCGTCCGGGGAGGACTCCATCGACGCCTTCGACGGATCCTGCGCCGATCGGGGCTGCTGCTTGGCCGGCTGCTTCTGGTTCTTGTTCTTGGCCATGGGATGCCTCCGTGGGGGGTGTAGGGGCCAGGGCCGCCTTCACACTCACACACCAGCACAACCCACGCATTTTGGATCATTACTGCGCGTAGTGGAGCCCCTCGTCCGGCCCGCCGGGAGATCCGCCACGCCGATGATCGAGTTCCGGCCGTCAACACCCTTGCGGTCGGGCAGACTCGGGGAAAACCTAACGAGTACCCCCTGGGAACCCCACGGAAGAGGGTGGAACGCGTGGACCGCTGCGTCGTCCTGGTGGACGCCGGATACCTGCTCGGCGCCGCCGCGAGCCTCCTCGCCGGAGAGCCCTCCCGCTCCCGCATCACCGTCGACCACACCGCCCTCATCCAGGGCCTGCGCGAGCGGGCCGAGGCCGACACCGAGCAGCCCCTCCTGCGGATCTACTGGTTCGACGGGGCTCCCGACCGGGTGCCGCAGCCCGAACACCGCCGGCTGCGCGTCATGCCCCGGGTCACCGTCCGCCTCGGTGCCCTGACCCGCAGCGACGGCCGCTGGGCGCAGAAGGGCGTGGACGCCGCCATGCACGCCGAACTCACCGAACTCGCCCGCAACCGGGCCTGCTCCGACGTGGTCCTGGTGACCGGCGACGGCGACCTGCTCCCCGGGCTGATGTCCGCCAAGGAGCACGGGGTCGCCGTCCACCTGTGGGCCGTCCAGGCCGCCGACGGGGACTATAACCAGTCCGAGGACCTCGTCGCCGAAGCCGACGAACGCCGCGTCCTGGACCGGGCCTGGATCACCCGGGCCGTCCGCGCCCGCGACCTGGCCGGGCTCTGCCCCCCGCCGCCCGCCCCGCGCCCCGAGATCGCCGCGATCCTCTCCGCGCCCCTGCCCGAGGCGGCCCTCGCCGAAGCCGCCCGCAACGGCAACGGCAACGGCGCCGCGGCCACCACCGACCGGGAAGCCCCCGGGAACCCCCCGAACGGAGCACCCGTACCGGCGCCCGCGACCGAGGGCGCCAAGCCCGTCCCCACCCCCAAGGACCTCGCCTCGCTGCGCGCCCCCGGCCCGGCCCCGGCCGACCGGCAGGTCCAGAGCGCCCCGGCCCCGGCCGGCAGCGCCCTGCGCTGGTCCTCCGACAGGGGCTGGATCGACCGGGCCGGGCCGCTCGGCGAACCGGCGGAGACCGCCTCGCTGCCCACCCTCGCCCAGCTCACCAGCGCCGAACAGCGCTGGGCGGACCGCGAGGAGGACATCACCACCGTCGGCGGCGACCCGTTCGAGGTCGGCCAGGTGTTCGCCCGGCGCTGGATGGAACGCCTCCCGGAGACCGTCCACCTGCAGAAACTCGCCACCATGTACCCGCGCGTCCCGCACCGGATCGACGGGGAGCTGCTCCGCTACGCCGCCCGGTTCGGACTCCTCGCGCACAAGGACGACCAGATCGACGAACACGACCGCTACGCCATCCGCGCCGGGTTCTGGCGCGAGATCGACGTCCGCGCGGCGGCCGAGCACGTCGGCGCCGCACCGGGCACGGCGGGTGCCCCGGTGCCCTCCGGCCCGCCGACCCCGGCGGCCGAGTAGGGGCGGAAGCCGCGTAGGCTGCTCCCTCGTGAGTACGGGCACAGCACAGGCAGGGCACCCCACGGCAGCGGCCGCCGGAACGGCTTCCGACGTGGTCTGCGCGGTGCGTGACCTGGTCAAGACGTACCCGGCGGTGCGCGGCCGGCGCGGGGCCCCCGCCCTGCCCGAGACCCGGGCCAACGACGGGATCTCCCTGGAGGTCCGGCGCGGCGAGATCTTCGGCCTGCTCGGCCCCAACGGCGCCGGCAAGTCCACCCTGGTCCGCCAGCTGACCGGGCTGATGCGGCCCGACGAGGGCGCCGTCACCCTGCTCGGCCACGACCTCGTGCGCCACCCCGAGCGGGCCGCCCGCCTCCTGGCCTACCTCGGCCAGGAGTCCACCGCCCTCGACGAGCTCACCGTCTCCCTGGCCGCCGAGACCACCGGCCGGCTCCGCGGACTCGCCGCGCGCGACGCGCGGACCGCGCGGGACGAGGTGCTGGAGGAACTGGGGCTGACCGCGATCGCCGGACGCCCCCTGAAGAAGCTCTCCGGCGGCCAGCGCCGCCTCGCCTGCTTCGCAACGGCCCTGGTCGGCGAGCGGCCCGTGCTCGTCCTCGACGAGCCCACCACCGGCATGGACCCCGTCGCCCGGCGCGCCGTGTGGGCCGCCGTGGACCGGCGCCGCGAG
Protein-coding sequences here:
- the dnaE gene encoding DNA polymerase III subunit alpha codes for the protein MTKTPFTHLHVHTQYSLLDGAARLKDMFNACNEMGMTHIAMSDHGNLHGAYDFFHTAQKAGITPIIGIEAYVAPESRRNKRRIQWGQPHQKRDDVSGSGGYTHKTIWASNATGLHNIFRLSSDAYAEGWLTKWPRMDKETISKWSEGLIASTGCPSGEVQTRLRLGQFDEAVQAASDYKDIFGEGRYFLELMDHGIEIERRVRDGLLEIGKKLGIPPLVTNDSHYTYASEATAHDALLCIQTGKNLSDPDRFRFDGTGYYLKSTDEMYAIDSSDAWQEGCANTRLVADQIDTEGMFKFRNLMPKFDIPEGHTEVSWFREETMRGMHRRYPGGIPDDRMQQAEYEMDTIISMGFPGYFLVVADFIMWAKNQGIAVGPGRGSAAGSIVAYAMGITDLDPITHGLIFERFLNPERVSMPDVDIDFDERRRVEVIRYVTEKYGADKVAMIGTYGTIKAKNAIKDSARVLGYPYAMGDRLTKAMPADVLGKGIPLSGILDPTHPRYGEAGEIRGMYENEPDVKKVIDTARGVEGLVRQMGVHAAGVIMSSETITDHVPVWVRHTDGVTITQWDYPSCESLGLLKMDFLGLRNLTIMDDAVKMVKANKGIDIDLLALPLDDPKTFELLGRGDTLGVFQFDGGPMRSLLRLMKPDNFEDISAVSALYRPGPMGMNSHTNYALRKNKQQEITPIHPELEGPLEEVLAVTYGLIVYQEQVQKAAQIIAGYSLGEADILRRVMGKKKPEELAKNFVIFEEGARGKGFSDAAIKALWDVLVPFAGYAFNKAHSAAYGLVSYWTAYLKANFPAEYMAGLLTSVKDDKDKSAIYLNECRRMGIKVLPPNVNESEPNFAAQGDDVILFGLTAVRNVGQNVVESIIKTRKSKGKYSTFPDFLDKVEAVVCNKRTVESLIKAGAFDEMGHTRKGLVAHHEPMIDNVVAVKRKEAEGQFDLFGGMGDEGASDEPGFGLDVEFSDVEWEKSYLLAQEREMLGLYVSDHPLFGLEHVLSDKTDAGISQLTGGEHSDGAVVTIGGIISGLQRKMTKQGNAWAIATVEDLAGSIECMFFPATYQLVSTQLVEDTVVFVKGRLDKREDVPRLVAMEMMVPDLSSAGTNAPVVLTIPTVKVTPPMVTRLGEILRHHKGNTEVRIKLQGPRTTTVLRLDRHRVQPDPALFGDLKVLLGPSCLAG
- a CDS encoding ABC transporter ATP-binding protein translates to MSTGTAQAGHPTAAAAGTASDVVCAVRDLVKTYPAVRGRRGAPALPETRANDGISLEVRRGEIFGLLGPNGAGKSTLVRQLTGLMRPDEGAVTLLGHDLVRHPERAARLLAYLGQESTALDELTVSLAAETTGRLRGLAARDARTARDEVLEELGLTAIAGRPLKKLSGGQRRLACFATALVGERPVLVLDEPTTGMDPVARRAVWAAVDRRRERHGATVLLVTHNVIEAETVLDRVAVIDQGKVIACDTPAGLKARVSDEVRLELVWRTAPPLEVPEVAELAPRAAESGRRWVLRLGQDEARAAVAAVTGGPAFAALDDFTLATPSLEDVYLALGGRMKGLVKS
- a CDS encoding NYN domain-containing protein, with translation MERVDRCVVLVDAGYLLGAAASLLAGEPSRSRITVDHTALIQGLRERAEADTEQPLLRIYWFDGAPDRVPQPEHRRLRVMPRVTVRLGALTRSDGRWAQKGVDAAMHAELTELARNRACSDVVLVTGDGDLLPGLMSAKEHGVAVHLWAVQAADGDYNQSEDLVAEADERRVLDRAWITRAVRARDLAGLCPPPPAPRPEIAAILSAPLPEAALAEAARNGNGNGAAATTDREAPGNPPNGAPVPAPATEGAKPVPTPKDLASLRAPGPAPADRQVQSAPAPAGSALRWSSDRGWIDRAGPLGEPAETASLPTLAQLTSAEQRWADREEDITTVGGDPFEVGQVFARRWMERLPETVHLQKLATMYPRVPHRIDGELLRYAARFGLLAHKDDQIDEHDRYAIRAGFWREIDVRAAAEHVGAAPGTAGAPVPSGPPTPAAE